A window of bacterium contains these coding sequences:
- a CDS encoding VanZ family protein, with protein MLLILTSLPKLTPPSLGVRLEDKIYHFAFYAVLGFLWVRAATEGKRARLSFALWSSQLFASLFAALDELHQLLIPGRFADFTDFIANVVGLLTGIIIFKILFNNRLS; from the coding sequence GTGCTGCTCATTCTCACTTCTCTGCCCAAATTGACGCCGCCCTCTCTGGGCGTTCGGCTTGAAGATAAAATCTATCATTTTGCCTTTTACGCCGTGTTGGGTTTTCTTTGGGTGAGGGCTGCGACGGAAGGTAAAAGGGCACGTTTGTCTTTCGCTCTGTGGTCTTCCCAACTTTTTGCTTCGCTGTTTGCCGCTTTGGATGAGCTGCACCAGCTGCTGATTCCAGGCCGATTTGCCGATTTCACCGATTTTATTGCCAATGTTGTAGGGCTGCTCACCGGCATAATTATATTTAAAATATTATTTAATAATAGATTGTCATAG